In one Aromatoleum aromaticum EbN1 genomic region, the following are encoded:
- a CDS encoding DEAD/DEAH box helicase family protein, giving the protein MSLDLETIPETAAQGDLLEAAASPLILSLQDFVTEFGDELLDSLNRANPPVYTGQPRAHRQIVLAGLKRKLFQAQADVVHAVTELLVDRGERAAIVNGEMGCGKTTVGIATAAALNAEGYRRTLVLSPPHLVYKWRREIQETVASAKVWVLNGPDTLVKLLKLREQLGVPAHGQEFFVLGRVRMRMGFHWKPVFTRHRSRHGDVAACPDCGHVITDLDGEPANPVELEAEEIRRKCSHCAAPLWTLIRPRGLSASDQSSSVLKALKRIPTIGEVTAQKLMQKFGDAFLASMLGDNIHEFINLMDDRGELVFSDRQAHRMERAMANMEFGFGEGGYQPSEFIKRYLPQGTFDLLIADEAHEYKNGGSAQGQAMGVLAAKSRKTLLLTGTLMGGYGDDLFHLLFRALPGRMIEDGYRPTKSGSMTSAAMAFMRDHGVLKDIYSESTGTAHKTAKGTKVSVRTVKAPGFGPKGVLRCVLPFTVFLKLKDIGGNVLPPYDEEFREVAMDTAQAAAYRDLAGRLTQELKEALARRDTTLLGVVLNVLLAWPDCCFRSETVVHPRTRNTLAFVPAQFNELEVMPKERELIEICKQEKAEGRKTLVYSVYTGTRDTTSRLKVLLEQEGFKVAVLRASVDASRREDWIAEQLDRGIDVLITNPELVKTGLDLLEFPTIVFMQSGYNVYSLQQAARRSWRIGQKQPVRVIYLGYANSSQMTCLGLMAKKIMVSQSTSGDVPESGLDVLNQDGDSVEVALARQLVAT; this is encoded by the coding sequence ATGTCCCTCGATCTTGAAACTATTCCCGAAACCGCTGCACAGGGCGACCTGCTCGAAGCGGCCGCTTCTCCTCTCATCCTCAGCCTGCAGGACTTCGTCACCGAATTCGGCGACGAACTGCTCGATTCGCTCAACCGTGCCAACCCGCCGGTCTACACCGGCCAGCCGCGGGCGCATCGCCAGATCGTCCTCGCGGGTCTCAAGCGCAAGCTGTTCCAGGCGCAGGCCGATGTGGTCCATGCCGTCACCGAACTGCTGGTCGACCGTGGCGAACGCGCCGCGATCGTCAATGGCGAGATGGGCTGCGGCAAGACGACCGTCGGCATCGCCACGGCCGCCGCACTCAATGCCGAAGGCTACCGCCGCACCCTGGTGCTCTCGCCACCCCACCTGGTCTACAAGTGGCGGCGCGAAATCCAGGAAACGGTGGCCAGCGCCAAGGTCTGGGTGCTCAACGGCCCGGACACGCTGGTCAAGCTGCTGAAGCTGCGCGAGCAGTTGGGCGTGCCGGCACATGGCCAGGAGTTCTTCGTCCTCGGCCGCGTGCGGATGCGGATGGGGTTTCACTGGAAGCCAGTGTTCACCCGGCATCGGAGCCGCCACGGCGACGTGGCGGCGTGCCCGGACTGCGGCCATGTCATTACCGACCTCGACGGCGAGCCGGCGAACCCGGTCGAGCTGGAAGCCGAGGAGATCCGCCGCAAGTGCAGCCACTGCGCCGCACCGCTGTGGACGCTGATCCGCCCGAGAGGCTTGTCCGCCAGTGACCAGTCCTCGTCCGTGCTCAAAGCCCTGAAGCGTATCCCGACCATCGGGGAAGTCACCGCACAGAAGCTGATGCAGAAATTCGGTGACGCCTTCCTCGCGTCGATGCTCGGGGACAACATCCACGAGTTCATCAACCTGATGGACGACCGCGGCGAGTTGGTCTTCTCCGACCGTCAGGCGCACCGCATGGAGCGCGCGATGGCCAACATGGAGTTCGGCTTCGGCGAGGGCGGCTACCAGCCGTCCGAGTTCATCAAACGCTACCTGCCGCAAGGCACGTTTGACCTGCTCATTGCCGACGAAGCGCATGAGTACAAGAACGGTGGCAGTGCGCAGGGCCAGGCCATGGGCGTGCTCGCAGCGAAGTCGCGCAAGACTTTGCTGCTCACTGGTACGCTGATGGGCGGCTACGGCGACGACCTGTTCCACCTGCTGTTCCGCGCCTTGCCTGGGCGGATGATCGAAGACGGCTACCGACCGACGAAGAGCGGCAGCATGACGTCGGCCGCGATGGCGTTCATGCGCGACCACGGGGTGCTCAAGGACATCTATTCCGAGAGCACCGGCACGGCGCACAAGACGGCCAAGGGCACCAAGGTATCGGTGCGCACGGTCAAGGCGCCGGGCTTCGGTCCGAAGGGCGTGCTGCGTTGCGTCCTGCCGTTCACGGTCTTCCTCAAGTTGAAGGACATCGGCGGCAACGTGCTGCCGCCCTACGACGAGGAGTTCCGCGAAGTCGCGATGGACACGGCGCAAGCTGCCGCCTATCGCGATCTGGCGGGTCGGCTGACTCAGGAGCTGAAGGAGGCCCTGGCGAGGCGCGACACGACGCTGCTGGGTGTGGTCCTCAACGTGCTGCTGGCCTGGCCGGATTGCTGCTTCCGCTCGGAAACGGTGGTGCATCCGCGTACGCGCAACACCCTGGCCTTCGTCCCGGCTCAGTTCAACGAGCTGGAGGTGATGCCCAAGGAACGCGAGTTGATCGAGATCTGCAAGCAGGAGAAGGCTGAAGGTCGCAAGACCCTGGTCTATTCGGTCTACACCGGCACGCGCGATACCACGTCGCGTTTGAAGGTGCTGCTTGAGCAGGAAGGCTTCAAGGTGGCGGTGCTGCGCGCGAGCGTGGATGCCTCCCGCCGCGAGGACTGGATCGCTGAGCAGTTGGACCGCGGCATCGACGTGCTCATCACCAATCCCGAGCTGGTGAAAACCGGCCTGGACCTGTTGGAGTTTCCGACGATCGTGTTCATGCAGTCGGGCTACAACGTGTATTCGTTGCAGCAGGCCGCCCGGCGCTCATGGCGCATCGGCCAGAAGCAGCCGGTGCGCGTGATCTACCTGGGCTATGCCAACTCCTCGCAGATGACCTGCTTGGGGTTGATGGCCAAGAAAATCATGGTGTCGCAGAGCACGTCGGGCGACGTGCCCGAGTCGGGTCTGGATGTCCTCAACCAGGACGGGGACTCCGTCGAGGTCGCGCTCGCCAGGCAACTTGTTGCGACTTGA
- a CDS encoding integration host factor subunit beta, with protein sequence MTKSELIDRLAQRFPQLVARDAEEAVKVILGTMTNALTQGGRIEIRGFGSFSSSYRPPRVGRNPKSGETVHVSGKYVPHFKSGKELRERVDVAPMVATARRKAA encoded by the coding sequence ATGACGAAATCAGAACTCATCGACCGTCTCGCACAGCGCTTCCCACAGCTTGTTGCACGGGATGCGGAAGAGGCGGTGAAGGTGATCCTCGGCACCATGACCAATGCGCTCACCCAAGGTGGCCGAATCGAGATTCGCGGTTTTGGCAGCTTTTCGTCGAGCTATCGACCACCACGCGTGGGCCGCAATCCGAAGTCCGGCGAGACGGTGCATGTCTCCGGAAAGTATGTGCCCCACTTCAAATCGGGCAAGGAATTGCGAGAACGGGTGGATGTTGCCCCCATGGTGGCAACCGCCCGCAGAAAGGCCGCCTGA
- a CDS encoding PilL N-terminal domain-containing protein: MQSALPSHRTARRGLLLSAALAAGCATTAPSPSTSSQAVESAPPPPAYVPVVRYGRYTLVELAPTEAQRNLLLQVVDVTVPDTLHATVGDALRHVLQRSGYQLCSGPETDALNALPLPTAHYQLGPIVLRDALLTLAGPAWKLRADDGARRVCFGPAITPADPLTLLPASLQDAETPAEAFPLVEEAQP, translated from the coding sequence ATGCAATCCGCCCTTCCGTCCCATCGGACGGCACGCCGTGGCCTGTTGCTGAGCGCCGCCCTAGCCGCAGGCTGCGCGACTACCGCACCGTCCCCATCCACGTCATCGCAAGCCGTTGAATCCGCGCCCCCACCACCAGCTTACGTCCCGGTGGTCCGCTACGGCCGCTACACCCTGGTCGAACTCGCACCAACCGAGGCCCAGCGGAACCTGCTGCTGCAAGTGGTCGACGTGACCGTGCCGGACACCCTGCACGCGACGGTGGGCGACGCGCTGCGCCATGTGTTGCAGCGCTCCGGCTACCAGCTTTGCAGCGGTCCTGAGACCGATGCACTGAACGCCCTCCCGCTGCCGACAGCCCACTACCAACTCGGGCCGATCGTGTTGCGCGACGCGCTGTTGACGCTCGCTGGCCCAGCCTGGAAATTGCGCGCAGATGACGGCGCGCGCCGGGTCTGTTTCGGTCCGGCCATCACACCGGCCGATCCACTCACCCTGTTGCCGGCTTCCCTCCAAGATGCCGAAACGCCAGCCGAGGCCTTTCCACTCGTCGAGGAGGCGCAGCCATGA